ACCGTCCAAAGATCTCCCCATGTGGACAAGAAGTCGCGGGAACAGTTTGAGATACGCACACACAAGCGTCTTCTGGATATCATCGAACCGACGCAGCAGACCATTGATGCGCTTATGAAGCTTGAGCTCGCGGCAGGCGTGGATGTGGAGATCAAATTATAAGGGGAAGGAAAATGACGACTCTCCGTGGTTTGCTGGGGCGGAAACTTGGGATGACGCGGGTGTACAACTCCCAGGGGCAGGCCATTCCCGTAACGGTTGTGGAGGTAGGGCCATGCACTGTCATCCAGAAAAAAACCCGTGAGCACGATGGGTATAACGCCATCCAGATCGGATTTTCGCCGAAAAGGCTTTCCCGTATGACAAGGCCTGAACAAGGCCATGTGAAAAAGGCGGGTCTTGAGCACGGTTTCTATCACGTGGAAGAGTTCCCCGTGGAGGACCCGGATAGCTACGAGTTAGGTCAGGTGATCACCCTTCAGGAGCTTGGCAACATTAACCTCGTGGATGTGAGGGGGGTGACAAAGGGGCATGGCTTTACCGGAACCGTCAAAAGGTATGGGTTCCATCGGGGCAAGATGACCCATGGGTCCAAGTGCCACCGGGAAATGGGATCGGTGGGGCCGAGTACATTTCCGGCACGTGTCATCAAAGGCAAGAGGATGCCGGGGCGCATGGGTGGGGTGCAGTGCACGGTGAAAAACACCCTTGTTGTAGATGTGAGACCCGAAGATAATCTCCTTCTTCTCAAGGGGGCAGTTCCCGGTCCTGCCAATCAGTTCGTTTCCATTCGATGCAGATAAAAGGATAAATTTCGTCATGGCGATCTTGCCTGTATACAATGCATTCATGGAGAAGGTGGGTGAACGCGAGGTTCGGGATGAGGTCTTCGCTCTGCCCATACGCAAGCATGTCCTCTACGAAGTAGTAAAGTGGCAGCTTGCCAAACGTAGGTCTGGTACTGCTTCAACGAAAAACCGAAGCGAAGTGAGCGGAGGCGGAAAAAAGCCTTGGCGCCAGAAGGGGACAGGACGGGCACGTTCAGGAAGTAATACCTCCCCTGTATGGAGAAGAGGTGGGGCTGTTTTTGGACCAACCCCTCGGGATTACTCTTATACCCTTCCCAAAAAGGTGAGAAAGCTCGGTCTTTGTATGGCCTTAAGCGCCAAAAACGCCGAAGGGAACCTGGTTATTGTTAGAGACTTCGGCCTCAAAGGCGTCAAAACGAAGGATTTTGCCTCTTTTTTGAACAGATTTGGTGTCAGAAAGGCCGTTATATTCACTGAGGCTCCTGACCGTGTGTTAGACCTTTCTTCGAGAAATATCCCCCACATTACCCTTTTTGCTGGTGCAGGGCTGAACGTTTACGACATCCTTCGACACACACACCTCATTATCAAGGAATCCGCTTTGGAGTCCATCGAACAGAGGTTGGGATCATGAATCGTTTCAATGTGCTCCAACGGCCGGTCATTACAGAAAAATCGTCTTTTCTGAAAGAAGCACACAATAAAATCGTATTTCATGTGGACAAAAAGACCAACAAAATAGAGATAGAAAAGGCTGTAGAGGACCTTTTTAAGGTAAAGGTCCGAGACGTAAATACGCATACGATCAAGGGCAAGCCCAAACGAGTGGGACGCCATCTTGGGAGACGATCCGACGTGAAAAAGGCGATCGTGACCCTTGAGCCTGGATACAAAATCGAATTTTTTGAGGGTATGTGATGCCGATCAAGAAATATAAACCCACAACTCCCTCGCGACGGTTCATGACTGTCGCCATATCCGACGAGCTTTCACAAAAAGAGCCTGAAAAAAAGCTCCTGACGAGTAAGCATTGTTCAAGCGGACGAAACAACAAGGGACGTATCACATGTCGGCACAAAGGGGGCGGTCACAAGCGAAAATATCGTATCATTGATTTCCGACGTGACAAGATCAACATACC
This portion of the Deltaproteobacteria bacterium genome encodes:
- the rplD gene encoding 50S ribosomal protein L4 — translated: MAILPVYNAFMEKVGEREVRDEVFALPIRKHVLYEVVKWQLAKRRSGTASTKNRSEVSGGGKKPWRQKGTGRARSGSNTSPVWRRGGAVFGPTPRDYSYTLPKKVRKLGLCMALSAKNAEGNLVIVRDFGLKGVKTKDFASFLNRFGVRKAVIFTEAPDRVLDLSSRNIPHITLFAGAGLNVYDILRHTHLIIKESALESIEQRLGS
- the rplC gene encoding 50S ribosomal protein L3, with protein sequence MTTLRGLLGRKLGMTRVYNSQGQAIPVTVVEVGPCTVIQKKTREHDGYNAIQIGFSPKRLSRMTRPEQGHVKKAGLEHGFYHVEEFPVEDPDSYELGQVITLQELGNINLVDVRGVTKGHGFTGTVKRYGFHRGKMTHGSKCHREMGSVGPSTFPARVIKGKRMPGRMGGVQCTVKNTLVVDVRPEDNLLLLKGAVPGPANQFVSIRCR
- the rplW gene encoding 50S ribosomal protein L23, which gives rise to MNRFNVLQRPVITEKSSFLKEAHNKIVFHVDKKTNKIEIEKAVEDLFKVKVRDVNTHTIKGKPKRVGRHLGRRSDVKKAIVTLEPGYKIEFFEGM
- the rpsJ gene encoding 30S ribosomal protein S10, with translation MPSEKIRIRLKAYDHRQLDQSVGEIVDTAKRTGARLAGPIPLPTKIERYTVQRSPHVDKKSREQFEIRTHKRLLDIIEPTQQTIDALMKLELAAGVDVEIKL